From the genome of Papaver somniferum cultivar HN1 chromosome 2, ASM357369v1, whole genome shotgun sequence, one region includes:
- the LOC113348208 gene encoding tRNase Z TRZ3, mitochondrial-like: MPQIGSFKLFLPTKYSSHSLFRLNSFPPFSLFSKPKTKTLSKPFSPLTTTTTVFSYSPGKQQRNTPPLRIRDNSTLREVKKRELGKEKEPMKEANEAAGFNKRRAEGRDKNDKPKTLQLKNRKLNPVNTCCYVQVLGTGLDTQDTSPSVLLFFDRQRFIFNAGEGLQRFCTEHKIKLSKIDHIFLSRVCSETAGGLPGLLLTLAGMGDEGMSVNVCGPSDLQYLVDAMRSFIPKAAVVHTRSFGPSLISDGASISESETFAEPIVLIDDEVVKISAILLRPSCCSSSNSQDSDTENVAVLKPGDISVIYVCELPEINGKFDPEKAKALGLKPGPKLRDLQLGKSVMSDFQDITVHPSDVMGPTIPGPIVLLVDCPTLSHLRDLISLQSLNSYYDGVKIVSCVIHLSPSSVTMTAEYDTWMRRFDGAQHIMAGHQKKNMEIPILKSSARMAARLNYLCPNFFPSRGFWDHQHLINGNPDIIASSVVSVPNPSESVAAENLLKFHLRPYSHFGLDKSSIPELLTSAKAIDELLLEIPEIVDAVSEVSHLWNKIGDAKELILSPEQNIIMMEEPWMDENASVLDKNLGKQGSDAALKEIPRSVNTDDLNHDSSLPSCLENMTREEMEIVLLGTGSSQPSKYRNVTSIFINLFSKGGLLLDCGEGTLGQLKRRFGVTGADDAVKGLKFIWISHIHADHHTGLARILALRCQLLKGTVHEPIIVVGPRQLKRFLDAYQRLEDLNMQFLDCGHTTDAKWEGFESQSFLRSAKEEVNKDDGVKEIAQNLETSLFVKGSRMESYWKRPGNPGETTGVFEIQQKLKKVLGEAGLGALISVPVVHCPQSFGVVLEAASRLNNEGKTIPGWKLVYSGDTRPCQELKDACQGATVLIHEATFEDTMVDEAIARNHSTTMEAIEVGEGAYRIILTHFSQRYPKIPVFDETHMHKTCIGFDMMSVNLADLPVLPKVLPHLKLLFKNEMIVEESDDTVDSET, encoded by the exons ATGCCCCAAATCGGGAGCTTCAAACTATTCCTCCCAACCAAATACTCTTCTCATTCTCTCTTCCGCCTTAATTCCTTTCCTCCCTTTTCTctattttctaagcctaaaaccAAAACCCTTTCTAAACCCTTTTCTCCTCTAACCACCACTACCACTGTCTTCTCTTATTCTCCAGGAAAACAGCAAAGAAACACTCCTCCTTTGAGGATTAGAGATAACAGTACTCTCAGAGAAGTTAAAAAGAGAGAGTTAGGGAAAGAGAAAGAACCAATGAAGGAGGCTAATGAAGCTGCTGGGTTCAATAAAAGAAGAGCTGAAGGAAGAGATAAAAATGATAAACCCAAAACCCTTCAGTTGAAAAATCGGAAACTGAACCCTGTCAACACTTGCTGCTATGTTCAG GTATTGGGAACTGGATTAGATACGCAAGATACTTCACCATCAGTTTTGCTGTTCTTTGATAGGCAGAGGTTTATTTTTAATGCTGGAGAG GGGTTGCAAAGGTTCTGCACAGAGCACAAGATTAAGTTATCCAAG ATTGATCACATATTCCTTTCTCGTGTCTGCTCAGAAACTGCTGGTGGACTACCAG GTCTTTTGTTGACTTTGGCTGGGATGGGAGATGAAGGGATGTCA GTTAACGTATGTGGTCCCTCTGATCTCCAATATTTAGTTGATGCTATGAGATCTTTCATTCCAAAGGCGGCAGTGGTTCATACTCGTAGCTTTGGACCTTCTTTGATTTCTGATGGAGCTTCAATCTCCGAGAGTGAAACATTTGCAGAACCTATAGTTTTAATTGATGATGAGGTTGTGAAGATATCTGCTATCCTTTTAAGACCAAGTTGTTGCTCATCATcaaattcacaagattcagacaCGGAAAACGTGGCAGTGCTAAAGCCCGGCGATATTTCTGTTATATATGTCTGTGAATTACCTGAGATCAACGGAAAGTTTGATCCAGAGAAAGCTAAGGCCCTTGGACTGAAACCTGGACCTAAACTTCGTGATCTGCAACTTGGAAAATCAGTCATGTCAGACTTTCAAGATATCACA GTTCATCCAAGTGATGTGATGGGTCCCACAATTCCCGGCCCTATTGTGCTCCTTGTGGATTGCCCTACCCTCTCTCATTTGCGGGACTTGATATCTCTACAATCTCTGAATAGTTACTATGACGGTGTTAAGATTGTGAGTTGTGTTATTCACCTGAGTCCATCATCTGTCACAATGACTGCTGAGTATGATACTTGGATGAGAAGATTCGACGGAGCCCAACATATCATGGCTGGACATCAAAA aaAGAATATGGAGATTCCAATTCTAAAATCAAGTGCAAGAATGGCAGCTCGACTTAATTATCTTTGTCCCAACTTCTTTCCTTCACGGGGATTTTGGGATCATCAGCATCTTATCAATGGTAACCCAGATATCATAGCATCAAGTGTG GTTTCTGTTCCAAATCCATCTGAAAGTGTTGCTGCTGAAAATCTTCTTAAG TTCCACTTGCGTCCTTACTCACATTTTGGGTTGGATAAATCTTCGATACCGGAGTTGTTGACTTCTGCAAAGGCAATTGATGAGCTTCTCTTAGAAATCCCTGAGATAGTAGATGCTGTAAGTGAAGTTAGTCATCTATGGAATAAGATTGGAGATGCTAAAGAGTTGATACTTTCGCCGGAGCAAAATATTATTATGATGGAAGAACCATGGATGGACGAGAATGCTTCTGTTCTTGATAAAAACTTAGGAAAGCAAGGTTCAGATGCAGCTCTAAAGGAGATTCCACGTAGCGTCAACACGGATGACCTTAATCACGACTCTAGTCTTCCTAGTTGTTTGGAGAACATGACAAGAGAAGAGATGGAGATTGTTCTTCTAGGAACAGGTTCATCCCAGCCATCAAAATATCGCAATGTTACTTCCATCTTCATTAATCTTTTCTCTAAAGGAGGTTTGCTCCTAGATTGTGGCGAGGGAACTCTAGGACAATTGAAAAGAAG GTTTGGTGTAACGGGTGCTGATGATGCTGTGAAAGGTTTAAAATTTATCTGGATTTCACATATTCATGCAGATCATCACACCGGTCTTGCAAGAATTCTTGCCCTCAGATGCCAATTGTTAAAAGGTACAGTTCATGAACCAATAATTGTTGTTGGACCAAGGCAACTGAAGAGATTTTTGGATGCATACCAAAGGCTCGAGGATCTAAACATGCAGTTCCTCGACTGTGGTCATACAACGGATGCTAAATGGGAGGGTTTTGAAAGTCAATCTTTTCTGAGAAGTGCAAAGGAAGAGGTAAATAAGGATGATGGGGTGAAAGAAATAGCTCAAAATTTGGAGACGAGTTTATTTGTTAAAGGAAGCCGCATGGAGAGTTACTGGAAGAGACCAGGAAATCCTGGTGAAACAACTGGGGTTTTTGAAATTCAACAAAAGTTGAAAAAGGTTCTAGGTGAAGCAGGTCTGGGAGCTCTGATCAGTGTTCCTGTCGTGCACTGTCCTCAGTCATTTGGCGTTGTTCTAGAGGCTGCATCTAGACTTAATAATGAAGGTAAAACTATACCCGGTTGGAAACTTGTTTACTCTGGTGACACCAGACCTTGTCAAGAACTGAAAGACGCGTGTCAAGGAGCTACTGTTCTTATACACGAG GCAACGTTTGAGGACACTATGGTGGACGAAGCTATAGCAAGGAATCACAGTACAACAATGGAAGCCATTGAAGTTGGAGAAGGTGCATATCGGATCATCCTCACACATTTTAGTCAAAGGTATCCGAAGATTCCAGTTTTTGACGAGACACATATGCATAAAACATGTATTGGTTTTGATATGATGAGTGTTAACTTAGCAGATTTGCCAGTGCTTCCGAAGGTTCTTCCACACCTCAAACTCCTATTTAAAAATGAAATGATTGTTGAAGAATCTGATGATACTGTAGACTCTGAAACCTGA